CCGGCGTGCCGATGGTCGTCCGCGCGCCCAGCGCCTGACGGTCCACCTACAGTCGACGAACCCACCAGCCGTTCGGGGTGGTGGGTTCGTCTGTTGGTGGCGTGCCGGACGGTCAGGTCCGTTGGGGCCGCGGGAGGCCGAAGTGGGCGACGATCGCGCGGATCCGGTTGTCCTCGTCGACCACGAAGGTCTCGGACACGGTGGCACCCAGCCGAAGGGTCTTGGGTCGGACGTGGACGATGTAGCGCGTGGTGACGCTGTGCCCGTCCACCGTGGCGGTGAAGTCCGAGATCCGGTGGATGAGGCGGAATTGCGGGCCACGCGCGAGGCTGCGGGCGATGTGGTCGCCGTCGCGCCCGGTCCGCACACCGAACTCCACGCGGGTGCAGTCCGGGTGCAGGACGACCGACGACGGATCGTGACTCACCAAGGCGTCCACATAAGCGCGCGCCGCGGCGATCCGCTCGGCCGAGGGATCTCGGGGCGAGGTCATCGCGCGCCGTACACGGGCATCGGCACCGGCGCCTTGGCCAGGATCTCCTCGATCACCGGGCCGAGCTCGCCGGCCTCCCACCGAGAGCCCTTGTCCCGCTCGATGCTTCGCTGCCATCCATCGGTGATCGAGATCTTGCCGCCCTCGACTTCGAACACCCGGCCGGTCACCGAGCCCGCCGCGGGCGAACCCAGCCAGACCACGAGGGGCGAGACGTTCGCCGGATCCATCGTGTCGAAGGAACCGTCGGCGGGCGCCGCCATCTGAGCGGCCATCGCCTCACCGGCACCCATGGTCATCTGGGTACGGGCGGCCGGAGCGATCGCGTTCACGGTCACACCATACGACCCCAGTTCCGCGGCCGCCTGGATCGTCAGAGCCGCGATGCCGGCCTTCGCCGCGACGTAGTTGCCCTGCCCCACCGAACCGTACAGTCCCGCACCGGAACTCGTGTTGATGATGCGCGCCTGCGGAACGTCGCCGGCCTTCGCCTGGGCACGCCAGTGCGCGGCTGCGTGCCGCAGACCGACGAAGTGCCCTTTGAGATGTACGCGGACGACCGCATCCCACTCGTCCTCCGACAGCGAGACCAGCATCCGGTCGCGCACGAAACCCGCGTTGTTGACCAGTACGTCGAGGCGTCCGAACGCGGAGAGTGCGGTCTCGACCATGGCCGCACCCGAATCCCAGTCCGCGACGTCGCCCACCGACGCGACTGCCTGCCCGCCGGCGGCGACGATTTCGTCGACGACCTCACTCGCGGGGTCCTCGGCGTAGTCGTTGACGACGACCTTCGCGCCGTCGGCGGCGAACGCGAGGGCGTGGGCGCGTCCGATGCCCTGGCCGGCACCGGTCACGATGACGACACGACCCTCATTCAACTTGCTGGTCACTGATGTTCTTCCTTTCCGAAGTGTCTGCGGCCCCGAACCGCACACCGGGTCTCAGACTGCGTTACCGGCCGTGGCGGCGTCGAGGAATGCCGGCTTCTCGCCACCGCCGTGGACGGTCAGCGTCGACCCGGTGATGTAGCCGGCAAGCGGTGACAAGAGAAAGGCGACCGCGTTGCCGACATCGGCGGGCGTGGCCATCCGCCCCATCGGGATGGTCTCGCCGACGGCTGCCACACCGGCGTCGTCGCCGTAGTGCAGGTGGGACTGTTCGGTGACGACCGGGCCGGCCACGACCGAGTTCACCCGCACCCGCGGCGCCCACTCGACGGCGAGCGAGCTCATCAGGTTGTCGAGTCCGGCCTTCGCCGCACCGTAGGCCGAGGTGCCGGGTGACGGCCGGTGGCCGCTCACGCTCGAGATGTTCACGATGCCACCGCCATCCGGCTGCGTCTGCATCACCGCGTTGGCCGCGCGGGCCACGGCGAGCGGGGCGAGCAGATTGAGGTCGACGATCTTGCTCGCGAACCGGACCGACGCGTCGGCGGCCAGCGCGAACGGGGAGCCGCCGGCATTGTTCACGACACCGTCGATGCGTCCGGCCCGCCCGATGATGTCGTCCATCATCGCCACGACCGCATCCGCGTCGCGGACATCGCAGGACACGAAATCGAGATCGCGGAGGTCGTCGGCGAGATTGTCGGCGTTGCGACCACAGATCACCGGACGGGCGCCGAGCGAACCCAGGACGCGGGTGATCCCGGCACCCACCCCGCGCGCCCCGCCCGTGACCAGGATGACCTTCCCGACCAGGCCCAGCTCGACCTGTGACTGCGTCTGCATGGGTGCTACCCTACCAAACAACCAAGCACTTGCTTGGTGCGCTTCCGCAGTCCCCTCGGACTGTCCGGACCGCCCCATGAGAGGAGCCCGCGTGCCGATCACCACGACACGTTCCGATACCGGGATCGTGACCGTCACCGTCGACTATCCGCCGGTCAACGCGCTGCCATCGGCCGCATGGTTCGAACTCGGCGACGCCATCACCGCCGCCGGCCAGGACCCCTCCACCCACGTGGTGGTGCTCCGCGCAGAAGGTCGGGGCTTCAACGCGGGCGTCGACATCAAGGAGATGCAGGCGACCGACGGCTTCGACGCCCTGATCGGCGCCAACCGCGGATGCGCCGCCGCCTTCAGTGCCGTCTACGACTGCGCCGTCCCCGTCGTCGTCGCCGTCAACGGGTTCTGCGTGGGCGGC
The genomic region above belongs to Gordonia hongkongensis and contains:
- a CDS encoding SDR family oxidoreductase gives rise to the protein MTSKLNEGRVVIVTGAGQGIGRAHALAFAADGAKVVVNDYAEDPASEVVDEIVAAGGQAVASVGDVADWDSGAAMVETALSAFGRLDVLVNNAGFVRDRMLVSLSEDEWDAVVRVHLKGHFVGLRHAAAHWRAQAKAGDVPQARIINTSSGAGLYGSVGQGNYVAAKAGIAALTIQAAAELGSYGVTVNAIAPAARTQMTMGAGEAMAAQMAAPADGSFDTMDPANVSPLVVWLGSPAAGSVTGRVFEVEGGKISITDGWQRSIERDKGSRWEAGELGPVIEEILAKAPVPMPVYGAR
- a CDS encoding SDR family oxidoreductase; amino-acid sequence: MQTQSQVELGLVGKVILVTGGARGVGAGITRVLGSLGARPVICGRNADNLADDLRDLDFVSCDVRDADAVVAMMDDIIGRAGRIDGVVNNAGGSPFALAADASVRFASKIVDLNLLAPLAVARAANAVMQTQPDGGGIVNISSVSGHRPSPGTSAYGAAKAGLDNLMSSLAVEWAPRVRVNSVVAGPVVTEQSHLHYGDDAGVAAVGETIPMGRMATPADVGNAVAFLLSPLAGYITGSTLTVHGGGEKPAFLDAATAGNAV